A DNA window from Hoplias malabaricus isolate fHopMal1 chromosome 5, fHopMal1.hap1, whole genome shotgun sequence contains the following coding sequences:
- the trim101 gene encoding tripartite motif containing 101: MSLPLDQSSFQRDTSLDTLEKQLICPICLEVFTKPVVILPCQHNLCRKCANELYRPSLFQVGIGGRFRCPSCRHDVVLDRHGVYGLQRNLLVENIIDVYKQESASSRPLPKQLTQITCEEHEGEKLNIYCISCQLPTCSLCKVFGAHSTCQVAPLTEVYQQQKDELNNGIGCLVATNERLQACINDLEELCRNIEENSRNQKEILCEKFDRLSAILDERRKIMVQEITDEQDEKTGWARSLVQTYSEHVDTNSKLVQTAMNTIEESEMAAFLQASKSLIERVCVATNCAPEETIIPEYENMDHYKVDFDTEEMALYQLDFLQPEEEIEETLEEPEPQSESELVLETEPEEEPEAEQLNFAGESPVPDQDLKSDSLPISTIVSDTSEDTLAQAATIKEVLCEKSGWSNTQDQLELGCKEHDVRGLEKQSFHVQADEEPKLYPSWYRPRQILSLDLALPYDATGDCDLPPLLVKEHTDPSAFLQSQTPLSMWMSGSLMPLAAKKKFSLEKSPFGRNSVDSPQDHMAEAEKDISESVSKDRVTSLSLQVITLVFYILTFLVILQRVWGNIQCILGT; this comes from the exons ATGTCTCTTCCACTGGACCAGAGCTCTTTCCAAAGGGACACCTCGCTGGACACTCTGGAGAAGCAGCTCATCTGTCCCATCTGCTTGGAGGTGTTCACCAAGCCTGTGGTCATTCTGCCCTGCCAACACAATCTCTGCCGTAAATGTGCCAACGAGCTATACAGG CCATCTCTGTTCCAGGTTGGGATTGGAGGCCGCTTTCGTTGTCCATCTTGCCGACATGACGTTGTTTTGGACCGCCACGGTGTTTATGGGCTCCAGCGAAACTTACTGGTGGAAAATATCATTGATGTCTACAAGCAAGAATCTGCAAG CTCTAGGCCTCTACCAAAACAATTAACCCAAATAACCTGTGAGGAACATGAAGGAGAAAAACTCAACATTTACTGCATCAGTTGTCAGCTGCCCACCTGTTCACTCTGTAAAGTGTTTGGAGCACACAGCACCTGCCAAGTGGCTCCTTTAACTGAGGTCTATCAGCAGCAAAAG GATGAACTGAATAATGGGATTGGATGCTTGGTTGCCACTAATGAACGACTCCAAGCTTGCATAAATGATCTAGAAGAGCTTTGCAGGAATATTGAG GAGAACAGCAGAAACCAGAAGGAGATTCTTTGTGAGAAGTTTGATCGTCTGAGTGCCATCTTGGATGAGAGGCGTAAGATTATGGTACAGGAAATCACAGATGAACAGGATGAAAAGACAGGCTGGGCCAGAAGCTTGGTACAAACCTATAGTGAACATGTTGACACCAACTCTAAATTGGTGCAGACAGCCATGAATACAATAGAAGAGTCAGAGATGGCTGCATTTCTGCAG GCTTCAAAAAGCCTTATTGAAAG GGTCTGTGTAGCAACTAACTGTGCCCCAGAGGAGACCATAATACCTGAATATGAAAACATGGATCATTATAAGGTTGATTTTGACACAGAGGAAATGGCTCTCTACCAGCTGGATTTCCTCCAAC CTGAGGAGGAGATTGAAGAGACTCTGGAAGAACCTGAACCACAATCAGAATCTGAACTAGTGCTTGAAACAGAACCTGAAGAAGAACCTGAAGCAGAACAGTTAAACTTTGCAGGAGAGAGTCCTGTGCCAGATCAAGATCTTAAGTCAGACAGCTTGCCAATAAGCACTATAGTGTCTGACACAAGTGAGGATACCCTGGCACAAGCAGCAACAATAAAAGAAGTTCTATGCGAAAAAAGTGGGTGGAGTAACACTCAG GACCAGCTTGAGTTAGGGTGTAAGGAGCATGATGTACGTGGCCTGGAAAAACAAAGCTTCCATGTACAAGCAGATGAAGAACCCAAACTCTACCCAAGCTGGTACAGGCCTAGGCAAATTCTTAGCTTAGACCTAGCCCTGCCTTATGATGCCACAGGAGATTGTGACCTTCCACCACTACTTGTAAAGGAACACACAGATCCATCCGCTTTCCTGCAGTCCCAGACACCTCTGTCCATGTGGATGAGTGGCAGCCTTATGCCTCTGGCCGCCAAGAAAAAATTTAGCCTTGAGAAGAGTCCATTTGGGAGGAATTCAGTGGATAGTCCCCAAGACCATATGGCAGAGGCTGAGAAGGACATTTCTGAGTCTGTCAGCAAAGACAGGGTTACCTCTTTATCTCTGCAG GTCATCACCCTTGTGTTTTACATCTTGACCTTTCTGGTCATCCTCCAGAGGGTATGGGGGAACATTCAATGCATCCTTGGCACATAG